One genomic region from Cellulomonas hominis encodes:
- a CDS encoding STAS domain-containing protein, whose protein sequence is MEIAVQRIGGPVVVVRPRGRLTAADAPELKSVLADLVAAGRTKVVLDLEETTFLDSSGLGALVAGLRLTRTAGGDLTIARATGQVLDVLTLTTMVRVLPPHDTVADAFAALG, encoded by the coding sequence GTGGAGATCGCCGTGCAGCGGATCGGGGGGCCGGTCGTCGTCGTGCGCCCCCGGGGCCGGTTGACCGCCGCGGACGCCCCGGAGCTGAAGTCCGTGCTCGCGGACCTCGTCGCCGCGGGCCGCACGAAGGTCGTGCTGGACCTGGAGGAGACGACGTTCCTCGACTCGTCGGGGCTGGGTGCCCTGGTCGCGGGCCTGCGCCTGACCCGCACCGCGGGCGGGGACCTGACGATCGCCCGGGCGACGGGTCAGGTGCTCGACGTGCTGACGCTCACGACGATGGTGCGGGTGCTCCCGCCGCACGACACGGTGGCGGACGCGTTCGCCGCCCTCGGCTGA
- a CDS encoding DUF2087 domain-containing protein, protein MDTADPVAAATRFLVRGRLEQLPRRRADRDLVLRWVAQGVLPLDEPVRERDLTGRLADLARDPVGLRRELVDSGLVTRTRDGAEYWRTRVTEFDPV, encoded by the coding sequence ATGGACACCGCCGACCCCGTGGCCGCCGCCACCCGGTTCCTCGTGCGCGGCCGGCTCGAGCAGCTGCCGCGCCGCCGCGCCGACCGCGACCTCGTGCTGCGCTGGGTGGCCCAGGGGGTGCTGCCGCTCGACGAGCCCGTCCGGGAGCGGGACCTCACCGGCCGGCTCGCGGACCTCGCCCGCGACCCCGTCGGCCTGCGGCGGGAGCTGGTCGACTCGGGGCTGGTCACGCGCACCCGCGACGGGGCGGAGTACTGGCGGACCCGGGTGACGGAGTTCGACCCGGTCTGA
- a CDS encoding LLM class flavin-dependent oxidoreductase: MTADAAPHASRTRLGVVILPQQRWAQARHTWRRAEEYGFDHAWTYDHLAWRSLADEPWFATVPLLAAAAAVTERIRLGTWVASPNFRHPVPFAKDVMGLDDVAGGRFLLGLGAGGEGFDAGVLGPAPTRGERTRRFEEFVEVLDRLLTHPETDHEGTFYAAHGARMIPGTVARPRTPFVIAANGPRTMALAAQFGQGWATYGPTFAPEDVEGPVSAAQEAWWAGLAVMVEQVREVAARLAPDGRVPDLYLSLDGAPVYSLESAETLVEGVQRAAELGFSDVVVHWPRESGIYAGSEDVMADALARLAR; the protein is encoded by the coding sequence GTGACCGCCGACGCCGCCCCGCACGCCTCCCGGACGCGCCTCGGTGTCGTGATCCTGCCGCAGCAGCGCTGGGCGCAGGCGCGCCACACCTGGCGGCGCGCGGAGGAGTACGGCTTCGACCACGCCTGGACCTACGACCACCTGGCGTGGCGGTCGCTCGCCGACGAGCCGTGGTTCGCCACCGTCCCGCTGCTGGCCGCCGCGGCCGCCGTCACCGAGCGGATCCGGCTCGGCACGTGGGTGGCGTCGCCGAACTTCCGGCACCCCGTGCCGTTCGCGAAGGACGTCATGGGGCTGGACGACGTCGCCGGGGGGCGGTTCCTGCTCGGGCTGGGCGCGGGCGGCGAGGGGTTCGACGCGGGCGTGCTCGGACCGGCCCCGACCCGCGGCGAGCGGACCCGGCGGTTCGAGGAGTTCGTCGAGGTGCTCGACCGGCTGCTCACCCACCCGGAGACCGACCACGAGGGCACGTTCTACGCCGCGCACGGCGCCCGGATGATCCCCGGGACGGTCGCCCGGCCGCGCACGCCGTTCGTCATCGCCGCCAACGGCCCGCGCACCATGGCGCTCGCCGCGCAGTTCGGGCAGGGCTGGGCGACGTACGGGCCGACGTTCGCGCCCGAGGACGTCGAGGGGCCGGTGTCCGCGGCGCAGGAGGCCTGGTGGGCGGGGCTCGCCGTGATGGTCGAGCAGGTGCGGGAGGTCGCGGCCCGGCTCGCTCCCGACGGGCGGGTGCCGGACCTGTACCTCAGCCTCGACGGGGCGCCGGTGTACTCGCTGGAGTCGGCGGAGACGCTCGTCGAGGGCGTGCAGCGCGCGGCGGAGCTCGGGTTCAGCGACGTGGTCGTGCACTGGCCCCGGGAGTCGGGGATCTACGCCGGCTCGGAGGACGTCATGGCCGACGCCCTCGCCCGCCTCGCCCGCTGA
- a CDS encoding metallopeptidase family protein, producing the protein MSREDFEDAVRDGLDLVPPELAAQMDNVVVLVEDDAPDDDPDLLGLYEGVPLTERGEFWAAGSLPDRITIFRNPTLAVCADRAEVVEEVAVTVVHEIAHHFGIDDARLHELGWA; encoded by the coding sequence ATGTCGCGGGAGGACTTCGAGGACGCCGTCCGGGACGGGCTGGACCTGGTGCCGCCCGAGCTCGCGGCGCAGATGGACAACGTCGTCGTGCTGGTCGAGGACGACGCGCCCGACGACGACCCGGACCTGCTCGGGCTGTACGAGGGCGTGCCGCTGACGGAGCGCGGGGAGTTCTGGGCTGCCGGCTCGCTGCCGGACCGGATCACGATCTTCCGGAACCCGACGCTCGCCGTCTGCGCGGACCGCGCGGAGGTCGTCGAGGAGGTCGCGGTGACCGTCGTGCACGAGATCGCCCACCACTTCGGCATCGACGACGCGCGGCTGCACGAGCTCGGGTGGGCGTGA